The DNA region TGGTGAAGGAGAGAAAGCACATTGGGCAAGAAGAAAAAAACCTTACCAAAAAATTTTGACGAGCTAATCGATGCAGGCGATATAGCGGCATTAAAAGAGGTATTTACCAAATGCGAATTGGATGCTCGGGGCGGTTACAGTAAATCATCGGCCTTGAGCTTTTTCAATATTCCGGATGAATTGGTTCGATGGCTCGTGGAACAGGGGGCTGATCTAAATGCTAGAGACGATTACGGAAGAACGGCTTTACATAAACATGCCATGAGCTGGAATGGTAATACTGAATTGCTTATTGACTTGGGTGCAGATCTAGAAGCCGCTGATTACCAAGACGAGACACCTTTATTTGCAGCCGCAGGGTCATTTAAACCCAAATCGGTTCACACGTTGGTTATTAAAGGAGCCAATATTAACGCCAAAAATAAGATGAGACAGACTCCATTAGAAAAGGCTTTGGCAACGTGCAGGAACGCGGATATTGTCAGTATGGCGGAAGTTGCCGAGCTTTTGCTTAACGCTGGAACAACTGTAACGCCAGAAATGAAAGATTCGATTAAGCGAATCGGAAACGACTTTGAATTTCACAGAGAAGGGTTTAATAAAGAATATTTGAGTCAGACCGATGAGGCACTTCTACGATTATATGAGTTATTTGATGTTCCCCCAGTAGAGAAGCGAAAGACGCACGACGGCGTCTCTACGATAACCTTATCAAGCAAGGGATGGCAGGCGCAACATCATGAACTTTGGAATTTACTTATACCTTCAAAGGGCCACGCGGCAACCGTACAGGGTGAAGTTATCCGGATTACGGGTAAGGTGTCTTACGAAATTTTAGATAATGGCGGTATGAACTGGGATAATCATTTTCGTAAAATGCTCAATAGTCTGATTCATTACTTTAGCTTGGGTACACCATTAAATCCCGCTTCACTTCAGGAGGCAGTAACATTAGCAAGAGAGCTTCAAAGCGGAAATGGAAATGATGAACCTGCAAGATTGTGCGAGCTGGCAGTTTATTGGGTACTCAACAATCCAACTCCTATAACATTAGAGCAGCCTGACTATAAACGATAACATTATCGAAGGAGCAGCGAAGATGCTTTCAGAAAAAGTGGTCAATTATTGTAAAAGCAAAAACTGGTGGTTTGAAGACACTACAGAGGAATATGAACACGCATTAGTAAAGTTAGGGATCGATTTGGATTCAGATTTTGCAGCGTTTTATTTGCATGCAGAGGATGGGCCGACTTTCTTAAGTAGACGACGTGAAATCTATCAGATTTGTTGGTTTATGATCAATTCTTCGGATTATAGGTTAGGCATGGAGAGAACTCATGTTGTTTTAAACCTGCCTGAAGAGTATATTCCGTTGGATAATTTCGAAGGGGAGTTTGGCTTTTTTTATAATAAGAACACTGACGCAGTGTTAGGCTTAGGATTAGGCAAGCAGATGGCGGATTTTTTTGCTGGTACATTGGATCCGCAATGGACAAGCTTCAACTCCTTTCTAGAGTGGTATTTTGAACTGACAGATTCGTATGTGACTATATAGGAAAAAAGGTCGTCAGCTTCCGCTGTACTGGAGCTAACTTGATAGTGGAATGCTCTAGAGGAGGCATGACGGCCTCTTATTATTATATAACGAGAAAATGACACTTGATATATTCTCGGAGTGCCTGCCTAGGCTATGCCCCGTCATAAACCGTTCCATCGTCAGGTTGAGCACGCTGAATTCTTCAAGGTTATCGTTGACCCTAATGGAGTTATCAAATAAACTTTGTAAACCGATTGCTTGAGATTGCGGATGAAATCTATCATCCTCCTATGCCTACTATTGATACCACGCATGTGGATAAAACCAAGGTTGCCTCTCAATCACGAGTGGGTTCTCCAACACCCTTAAATTAACTTGACGACATCTTATAACAATGTGTTCTCGCATATAATTATGCATATGCCTTGGTGTCCAATGGATATCATGGGAGCGGTAAAGACATTACATGGACCAGTCTAAGATAGAGTCTATCCAAGGACGGCTTGCGACGTCAATACAGACGCTATTTAGAAATTTTTCAAATAATTCAGTGAATATACCGAAGGAGATTTCAATGAAGATAAGGAATTCAACTAAAGCTGTAATCATACATAATAATAAATTACTTGTAACCAAGCTAGAAGAAAAAAAGGATGTATTTTATTTATTACCTGGAGGAGGGCAAAAACCTGGCGAGATGCTTAAAGAATGTCTGGTCAGAGAATATATAGAGGAAACAGGATATGAAATAGAGGTCCATGAATTGCTATTTGTGAGGGAATGCTTTCTAGATGAAGACATTCATAGGGTTGAATTTATATTTAGTGGGATTCTGAAAGAAGCTGGTGTAGCAGATGAGGCAGTAATGGACAAGAATCAGATAGGCATTGAATGGATCAAAATTGACAACATCATGAAAGAACCGTTGTTTCCTGTAGGAATCAGAAGTCTTATTAATTCTTATAGCAAAGGAAAGCATATAGAAACCTATTTAGGGGAGATTTTATGAAATAATCTCGAAGAAGGTAAGGATATCTGATAATAATGTACTTCACGCTGCGGAGCCTGAAACATGCGTGAACACATTTATTTTTTGAGGAGGAACACTATGTTCTTTTTACAAATGTCGGGGTTTCCGGGATCAGGAAAATCAACATTAGCAAAACAAATTTCTAAGCTAACGAATGCAGTACGGGTGTGAGGCAATACATACTTCGCAAGAGCGGTTGTAAATGTGAATACTGCACGATACTCAGTCGTCGACGCTCGGATTTGCCAGGCGCTGAGAATACGGAACGTTCAATGAGAATAGACATTATAGCGATCGGAGGGATTGTTATGATAGCAGCAGTTATAGGAAGTGTGGCTTTTTTCATCGCATCCATATTATATATTTGTCTTGCATTTGGATTGCCCTATGGAGAGTTTGCCATGGGAGGTAAATATAGAATTATGCCGACCCGCATGAGATATATGTGTGCCTTTTCTGTATTGATCCAATGGTTTGCAATATTGATATTGTTACAAACAGCAGGACTTATCCCATTCATGTTCTCAAGTGGAATTACAAAAGGGTTATGTTTCTTCTTTGCCGTATATTTATCCATCAATTCCGTAATGAACGCTTTATCTAAAAGTAAAAAAGAGAAGTACATCATTACACCGTTATCCGTGATTACGGCCATATGCTTTTGGGTTACTGCTTTTCTTGGATAGAACCATATTCACACCTAATGGGCTATCGCCCTTTGGTTGTCAGATGTATAATCATGGAAGAAGCTCAGACAACAAACGACCCAGCCTAAGATAAGAGTAAGAGTATCTAAGGTTGGGTCTTTTCGTGAAAACAAGGACGGTAGCTGTAATCCCCTCGTAAGGAGAGTGAACGTTTTGAGATTGGGCCAAA from Paenibacillus ihbetae includes:
- a CDS encoding ankyrin repeat domain-containing protein, which codes for MGKKKKTLPKNFDELIDAGDIAALKEVFTKCELDARGGYSKSSALSFFNIPDELVRWLVEQGADLNARDDYGRTALHKHAMSWNGNTELLIDLGADLEAADYQDETPLFAAAGSFKPKSVHTLVIKGANINAKNKMRQTPLEKALATCRNADIVSMAEVAELLLNAGTTVTPEMKDSIKRIGNDFEFHREGFNKEYLSQTDEALLRLYELFDVPPVEKRKTHDGVSTITLSSKGWQAQHHELWNLLIPSKGHAATVQGEVIRITGKVSYEILDNGGMNWDNHFRKMLNSLIHYFSLGTPLNPASLQEAVTLARELQSGNGNDEPARLCELAVYWVLNNPTPITLEQPDYKR
- a CDS encoding NUDIX domain-containing protein, which translates into the protein MKIRNSTKAVIIHNNKLLVTKLEEKKDVFYLLPGGGQKPGEMLKECLVREYIEETGYEIEVHELLFVRECFLDEDIHRVEFIFSGILKEAGVADEAVMDKNQIGIEWIKIDNIMKEPLFPVGIRSLINSYSKGKHIETYLGEIL